Part of the Ktedonobacteraceae bacterium genome is shown below.
AGGAACAGTTCCCGCATCAGCGCGCAGCACAGAGAAAGAACAGAGCAAAGATACCAGAGCCGTAGCTCGTGAACGTGAAGACAAGGAACAGAGTAAAAGCTCCAGGGCAGCGGCCCGCGAAGAGCGCAAAGTGCGGGAAACGAAAACCGTGCGCAGTGCAAGTCCGAGCAAGCAGTCACCGGCCTCAACACGTTTTCGCAATAATCGTATTGTGCGTTTTGTACGTGAGGCTTACTACGAGCTACGCTATAAGGTCACCTGGCCTACTTTTGAAGAGGCCAGGAATATGACGTTTGTGGTAATTGTGCTGTCTGCCGCGGTCGGGCTTCTCCTGGGCTTAGCGGACCTGGGGCTTTTTCAACTCTTCAAGTTGATTACTGGCGGCTAGTCTTTCAATTCCAAACGGTAGGGACAGCGGCTGCTCCCTGTCCGCCTCAGGCTACAGGGAATGACGAGGGAAAATATCGTGGTTACTGAACATACCAATGAAGCCGGGCAGACGACGCCGGAGAGGGCAGAGCAGAAGCCTGACGCCAGCGCGGGTGAGCCTAAGTGGTACGCCATCCATACCTACTCGGGGTATGAGAATAAGGTGAAGAGCCACCTCGAAGCGCGCATCGCGTCGATGGATATGCGCAACAAAATCTTCCGCGTCATTGTGCCAATGGAGGAAGAGGTGGAGATCAAGCAGGGCCAGCGGCGAACTGTGCAGCGCAAGGTCTTCCCCGGCTATGTGCTGGTAGAGATGATCATGAGCGACGAAGCCTGGTATGTCGTGCGTAACACACCCGGTGTCACGAGTTTCGTTGGTTCTGGCACGCGCCCGGTCCCGCTTCAAGAGCATGAGATCAAGTCCATTCTGAAGCAGGTGACGAAGGAGACGGAGAAACCCAAGGCGAAGATCAGTTTCGCTAAAGGCCAGAGCGTGCGTGTCATTGATGGACCATTCACCGAATTTATTGGCACGGTCAGTGATATAAACATGGACCGCAATAAGGTGACTGTGCTGGTTTCGTTTTTTGGTCGTGAAACTCCGGTCGTTCTGGATTTTCTGCAGGTTGAGAAAATCTAAACCGGTGAGAATATCTGGCGGAAGCTGGGTGAGGGTGAATTAAACAGGAGTGTGAAACAGTATGGCAAAACGTGTGAAAGCTGTAGTGAAGCTACAGATTCCGGCGGGAAAGGCCAATCCAGCGCCCCCCATCGGTACCGCGCTTGGTCCCCAGGGCGTCAACATCATGGCGTTCTGCAAGGAGTACAACGAGCGTACCGCCGGGCAGGTAGGCATGATTATTCCTGCCGAAATTACAATTTATGAAGATCGCTCATTTACATTTATTACCAAGACACCACCGGTGACCGATCTGTTAAAGAAGGCGGTCGGTGTCGAAAAAGGGTCTGCCACCCCCAATAAAGCAAAAGTTGGTACGATTAATCGCACGCAATTGCGCGAGATCGCTGAATTGAAGATGAAAGACCTCAATGTAATCGACATTGAGGGCGCCGAGCGCATGATTGAAGGAACGGCGCGCAGTATGGGCATTACGGTTGAGTAAGTAGGAACGCATTTATCGGAAATGCCTTCTCATTTCATCTATCAATTTGTTCGAGATACGTTAGAAACAAAAAAATAAGCATGCCCGAGAGTCACTGCGGTTATGCTGCCACAAGGAGGGCTAATAAAGAGTATGGCAAAGCACGGAAAAAAGTACCGCGAGGTAGAGAAGCTCGTTGATAGGGAGAAACTCTACCAACCTGAAGAAGCTGTTTCACTGCTCAAGCGCATAAACTATGTAAAGTTTGATCCGACCGTCGAGGTTCACATGAAGCTCGGCGTCGATCCGCGTCACGCGGACCAGATGGTGCGTGGCACGGCAATGTTACCTGCCGGTACCGGAAAAGATGTGAAGGTCCTGGTCTTCGCGCAGGGCGAGAAAGCCGCCGAGGCGGAAGCTGCCGGCGCGGATTTTGTAGGCCTGGATGACCTGATCAAGCGGATTGAAGAAGACTGGTTCGGTTTTGATGTGGCGATTGCGACCCCCGACGTGATGGGCAAGGTTGGTCGCCTCGGTAAGAAGCTCGGCCCGCGCGGTTTGATGCCCAGCCCAAAAGCCGGTACCATCACATTTGATATCGCCAGGACGGTGCGCGATGTAAAAGCTGGCCGCGTAGAATTTCGCGTCGATAAGACGGCCCTGCTGCATATCCCTGCTGGCAAGCTCTCGTTCAGCGAGGATGCGCTGATGGCGAACCTGGCATCGGTTGTGGACGCGGTTGTACGCGCCAGGCCGACCGGGGCCAAGGGAACCTACGTCAAAAGCGTAGTATTATCATCGACAATGTCGCCCAGCGTCCGGCTGGATGTTCCGGCGGCGCTCGCTTTGAAACCATCCTGATAAAAAAATAATACAATAAACGGGGAATATCCCAGGCACTCGTAACCGGAGACAGCAAGTATGCCACAGGCATGTAAATAGCGCTCTTGCGCTGGCTTGCCGAGGGAACGTATAAAGTAAAAAGTTCGGTATGATGATGGACAGAACAGGCTAACGCGCCGCTGTTCGCCCTGAATCGCAATACCGGATTAACAACATACGATCTTCATGCAGCCTCCGGTTCAAATCGAAGGCTGCATTTGTTTGTATAGAAGATTTAGCCATCTTGCAGGAAAGGAGGAAGAAGGGTAGATGCCTACACAGGCGAAAGCAGAGAAGATTGATGAATTGGCCGAAAAATTGAGCCGTGCGGCAGTGGCAATACTGGTGCAGACCCAGGGCCTGAACGTCAAGGACATGAATGACCTGCGCAGTAAAATGCGCGCTGCGAAAATCGAATTCCAGATTGCCAAGAATACGCTCCTGCGAATTGCTACCGAGCGCAACAATATGGTCAATGTGGACAAGAGTATCTTTAACGGTCAAACTGCCGTGGCTTTTGGCTATGATGACGAGGTAGCGGCGGCTAAAGCGGTAGCAGACTACATCCGCGGCTCCAGAATAGCACAACTCAAATCGGCTATTCTTGGCGGACGCACATTGACGGCCGAGCAGGTCGAAAACCTGGCCAGGATGCCGGGTGGGAAAAATAACGCGAAGGCCCAGGTCGTCGGGGTCATTCAAGGCCCTATGGCCACAGCGTATAGTCTATTCAGCGCGCCACTGCGCGATTTGTGTTATGTAATTCAGGCACGTGCCGATCAGCTGAATGCAGGCGAAACGGCCCAGGCCGAGTAATTCAAGTAGTCAAGCGTTTGAACGCAGATCCCCAGGCAGCAATCGGATAAGAAAAAAAGCGCGAGCCTGGGATGCTAACAAAACAAAAGGAGAAGCAAAAACATGTCTGTCGATAACATTATTGCCGAAATTGAGCAGTTGAACGTTCTCGAACTGGTCCAACTGACCAAAACGTTACAAGAAAAGTGGGGCGTCAGCGCCGCGCCTGTAGCCGCCGCTGCTGCCGCGCCCGTGGCCGCCGCCGAAGCCGCGCCTGCCGCAGCTCCGGTTGAAGAAAAGACCGAATTCGACGCCATCCTCACAGATGTCGGTCCGAACAAAATCAACGTCATTAAAGTTGTGCGCGAATTGACCGGCCTGGGCCTGAAAGAGGCGAAGGCTGTCGTCGACGAAGCGCCCAAGGCCATCAAAGAGGGCGTCTCCAAGGAAGAGGCCGAGAAGATCGCCCAGAAGATGGAAGAGGTCGGCGCAAAGGTCACTATCAAGTAGTTTGAAATGGGGGCGCGAATCAATTGCGCTCCCATCCTTTGCATGTTATAATGCGTGCATACTTACGTCTGGTTGAAGTCAGGATATCTCCCGCAAGAGATATCCGTCTATGCTATGTGCGCATGTACACAGGAGGTCTTGAAGAAACGTGTCGTTAACGACTGAAGAAAAGGCGGAAATCATCACGAATTCCCGCGTTCACGAATCTGATACAGGTTCACCCGAGGTGCAAGTGTCGATCCTGACCCGGCGCATCAATCAGTTGACCGAACACCTCAAAGTTCACAAACATGACCTGCATTCGCGCCGCGGTCTGATGATGATGGTTGGCCAGCGTCGCAGGCTTCTGGCTTATCTAAGCAGGAAAAGCCCGGAACGCTATCGCGCGCTCATCGCAAAACTTGGATTGCGCCACTAGATTGAAGTCGTGTTGGGAGCGGTCGGGGCGAGGCGTTCTGGCAAACGTCGCATTTTTAGCCGGCCGCCACGCAGGTTCTGCGGTTCATTTTCTCCCACCGCATGAACATATGCATTGTGTTGAAGAGCAATAGAATTAAACGACCAGGACAACAAAGGTAAGAGCTATTCCCCCCTCGTGGGCGAGTACGAGAGGCCGCCCCTAGAGTCTATTCACCAGGTGAAGCCACAAGGGTTTGAAGAGTGCAAAAGGCAGAGCAGAATAGAGAAGAAAAAAATAGTACAAGACCCCTACAAGGATTGTAAGAGGAAACAAACGAGCAGGGGCAGTTAGTTGTTAAGTAAAGGCCCCCTTTTGAATGGGCGCGGAAACCCAAACCCTACAAGACCTCAAGAGAGGCCGCAGTGTAATGTACGGGGGCAGTAGAAGTCCGGAGGAATTATGATTCACCGTCAAGAAGCCGTCATCGGTGGCCGCGTCATGAGCATTGAGACCGGCCGCGTGGCGGAGCAAGCAAACGGAGCTGTTTTAGTACGCTATGGCGATACGGTTATCCTGGCCACAGCTGTTGGCAGCAACGAGCCTCGCGAAGGCATCGATTTTTTCCCATTAACTGTTGATGTAGAAGAGCGTATGTATGCCGCCGGAAAAATCCCCGGCGGGTTTATCAAACGAGAAGGGCGTGCCTCAGAACATGCCATTCTCGCCTGCCGCCTCGCAGACCGCCCTCTGCGCCCCTTGTTCCCCAAGGGTTATCGCAATGATGTGCAGATCGTAATTACCGTACTTTCTGCGGATCAAGAGAACGACCCCGATATTATGGGCATTGTTGGCGCGTCGGCGGCTCTCAGTGTATCGGATATCCCTTTCGCCGGGCCCGTGGGTGCCGTGCGCGTCGGCTATATCGATGACCACCTGGTAATCAATCCGCTGGAATCCCAGATGGAGCAGTCACGGCTAGACCTGGCGATTGCCGGTACGGCAGACGCGGTCATGATGGTCGAGGCCGGCGCCAAAGAGCTGCCTGAGGACCTGATGCTGGAAGCGGTACGCTTTGGCCAGGAGGCGCTGCAAGATATTATCAAGATGCAGGAGAAGTTGATGCAGGCGGTCAATGTCGCCAAGCGTCCATTTGAGGCTCCCCCAGTTGATGAAGCCTTGCAGGTAAAGGTGGCCGAGTTTGTACGCCCGCGTTTTGATGAAGCGGTCAACAACGCGAACAAAACGGCACGTTCCGCGGCACTCAACATCGTGCAGGACGAGTTGATCGCCACCCTGGGCGCCGAGTATCCTGATCGCTTGAAGGATATTATCGCTTTCTACGAAAAGGAACTGAAGGCCTACGTTCGCAATAATATTCTGGATCATGGCGTTCGCCCTGATGGGCGCGACCTGAAGACTATTCGTCCGATCAGTTGTGAAGTCGGGTTGCTGCCGCGCACGCACGGTTCGGCGATTTTCACACGCGGGCAGACGCAGGTCTTGAGCGTGGTAACGCTCGGCTCCCCAGGTGAAGAACAGGTGCTGGATGGCCTGGGCCTCGGCGAGAGCAAGCGCTTTATGCACCACTATAACTTCCCGCCGTTCTCAACCGGCGAAACCAAGCCTCTACGCGGGCCGGGCCGCCGCGAAATCGGGCATGGCGCTCTGGCGGAACGGGCCATCGCGGCTGTCATTCCCTCGCAGGAAGAATTCCCTTACACCATTCGCGCGGTCTCCGATGTACTATCTTCCAACGGTTCGACCTCGATGGGTTCAGTCTGCGGCACGACGCTGGCGCTGATGGATGCGGGCGTGCCTATTCACGCTCCGGTCGCCGGTGTCGCCATGGGTCTGATTACCGGCGAGGGCGAGCGCAATGGCAAATGGGCCGTGCTGACCGATATCCAGGGTATCGAGGATGCCCTGGGCGATATGGACTTCAAGGTAGCCGGTACCGCGGACGGCGTCACGGCCCTGCAGATGGACATCAAGGTCAAGGGGATCACCTACGAGATTATGGCGAAGGCTCTGGAGCAGGCGCGCGAAGGCCGCATGTACATCATGGAGAAGATGCTCGATACCATCGATGCTCCCCGTGAGGAACTCTCGGAGTTCGCGCCGCGCATCCAGACAATCAAGATCAATCCCGATAAGATTGGCGCTGTCATTGGACCGGGCGGAAAAATGATCCGCAAGATTCAAGAAGAGAGCGGAGCGAAGATCGATATCGAGGATGATGGCTCGGTCAATATCTCGGCTAATTCGGGTGAGGCGATGCAGCAGGCTATGGATGCCGTGCGCGCTTTGACCGAAGAGGTTGAGGTCGGTCGCATCTATACCGGCACAGTTCGCCGCCTGGTGGATTTCGGCGCTTTCGTGGAGATTCTGCCGGGCAAAGAAGGTCTGGTGCGCACCTCGCAGCTGGCTGACTACCAGGTGATGAGGCCGGAGGATGTTGTTTCGGTGGGCGATGAGATCACCGTCATGGTGATCGAAGTTGATCCGCAAGGACGCATCAATCTGTCTCGCCGCGCCGCTCTAAGCGGTGAGATGCCCACTGCTTCCGAAATGGAGAGTGATCGCGGCCCGAGTCGCGGCCCGAGTCGCGGCGGTATGGGACGGCCTGGCGGTGGCAGCTATGGCGGCGGACGCCCTCGTGAAGGGTCGGCCCCCAGCCGTAGTAGTTACGGAGACCGCGGTGGCTACAATGACCGCGGCGGCAGTGGCGGTGGCTATAATGATCGCGGCGGGCGCAGCGGAGGCGGCTACGGAGATCGCGGCAATAGCGGCTACGGTGGACAGCGTCGACCGATGGGCCCTGGCACCACCGGACCTAATCGTGGCCCCGGCGGTCCGCGCCGCGAAGGCGGCTTTGGTCAGCGTCCTCCTGAGCGCCGCTGGTAGAGCCTGCCAGTATTACCGTTTTTCACGGTAAAATATGGAAAATACATGTAGGGGCGCAAAGTTTTGCGTCCCTCATCACTTTTGAAAAGACCTGTCATTCTGAGCAAGCGAAGAATCTCTCGCGGGCGCAAAGTTTTGCGTCCCTCATCACTTTTGAAAAGAGGCATCTATGTCGTCAGAGGAAATTCTGAAGGAGATCGCGGCGGAGGTCTCGACTTGTGCCAATTGCGATCTCTGCAAAGCCCGTACCAGGGCGGTACCCGGTGAGGGCAATCCCCACGCGAAAATCATGTTCATCGGCGAAGGCCCCGGTTATCAGGAAGACAAGCAAGGGCGCCCATTTGTCGGCCCCGCCGGTCAATTCCTGGACGAGCTACTCAAGAGTATTGATTTGAAGCGCCAGGACGTTTTTATCACCAACGTGGTAAAGTGCCGCCCGCCCGAAAATCGCGACCCCCATCCACAAGAGATTGAAGCCTGCAGCGATTATCTTACCCGGCAGATCGCCGCCATCAAACCGCAGGTGATCGTCACGCTTGGCCGTCATTCGATGGCGCGATTCTTCGGCAGTGAGAAGATCAGCGCTATTCACGGGCGCGCGCGCAAGGTCGATGGACAACTGGTCATCGCCATGTATCACCCGGCCGCCGGCCTGCACCAGGCCAGCCTGAAGGATACCATCCGCGCCGATTTTAAGAAAATCCCCACCATCATCGCCGAAGCCGAACGTTTAGAGGCCGAAGGCAAGATGAGGGCTGAACCTCCTAAGCCCAAAGAGGAACCACCGCAGCAGCTATCGCTGTTTTGAAGAAGAGAGGGATTGATCATGGCGAACTTACGGCTCTGCTGTAAGTTCGTCATGATCAATCCCTCTCTTCTTCAAAACAATTATTGAGTAACAGGCGCCCCCGCGAACTCTTTGACTAGAGCATTGAACTTGATGGCCTGCTCATCCTGGAGCTGCTCGCTCGCATTGTCGAATACGCGCGTTTCGATGCGCGGATTGACACGTTTGAAAGCCGCGCTTGCCTCGGACGCGGGCGATATATCCTCGCGTCCCCAGATCGCCATGACCGGCATCTGTAAACGCGCCAGCGGTTCGTAAACATCCATGTGCAGGTTGCCGCTCAAGAGCGAGGCCGCCGGGAAACGGCTATTGGATTGATGCGCGCTGCTGTAGACGTATTCTACCAGTTCATCGGTAATCAAGCCCGGGTTGTGATAGCCCTGGCGATCAAAATAGCCCTCGATTGCTCGCCGCGAGGTCAGGATGTTATAAAGGGACTGGCCGATAACCGGTGTGCGCAAGGCATACTTCAAAATGCCTGGCAGCAACCCTGGCAGGCTCTCCTCTAGTAACGATGTTGGCGGCGATACAAGTACGAGCCGCTCGAAAAGCTGCGGGCGGCGATACGCATTGGCGATAACGTAGGCGCAGGTCAGGCTGTGAGCAACAACCACGGTTGGGCGAGCAATGACCTCGCGCAGGAAATCGCCGATCAGGTCGGTAAAGGTCTCCGCGGTATAGTCAATCGATGGGCGGTCAGAGAGACCGAAGCCCAGCAGGTCGAGTACGTAGACGCGGTATTGCTCGGAGAGCGCGTCGACATTCTTGCGCCATTCAAAAGAGGACGCGCCAGGACCAAAACCATGAATAAGCAAAAGCGGCTTTGCCTCGCGGTTCCCCCTGACCTGATAAAATACGTCTCCATATTTCCATGGATAGCGCCGCTCCTCGCCTTTCAACGCTGTATCGAGTTCGCCTGCCTGTGACTCGGTAATTCTATTGAACACGGACAATACACCAAGGGTTCCTCCAACCACCAGCCCGGCGGTCAGCAACTTGCCTGTAACTTTCACTTTCTTTCTCCTAGCAGTAAGTTTTGTGTACGTAACGAAATAAGCAGCAACATCAGATTCTTCGC
Proteins encoded:
- the secE gene encoding preprotein translocase subunit SecE gives rise to the protein MANKMADKKKNASQGGTVPASARSTEKEQSKDTRAVAREREDKEQSKSSRAAAREERKVRETKTVRSASPSKQSPASTRFRNNRIVRFVREAYYELRYKVTWPTFEEARNMTFVVIVLSAAVGLLLGLADLGLFQLFKLITGG
- the nusG gene encoding transcription termination/antitermination protein NusG, encoding MHTYSGYENKVKSHLEARIASMDMRNKIFRVIVPMEEEVEIKQGQRRTVQRKVFPGYVLVEMIMSDEAWYVVRNTPGVTSFVGSGTRPVPLQEHEIKSILKQVTKETEKPKAKISFAKGQSVRVIDGPFTEFIGTVSDINMDRNKVTVLVSFFGRETPVVLDFLQVEKI
- the rplK gene encoding 50S ribosomal protein L11, with protein sequence MAKRVKAVVKLQIPAGKANPAPPIGTALGPQGVNIMAFCKEYNERTAGQVGMIIPAEITIYEDRSFTFITKTPPVTDLLKKAVGVEKGSATPNKAKVGTINRTQLREIAELKMKDLNVIDIEGAERMIEGTARSMGITVE
- the rplA gene encoding 50S ribosomal protein L1; protein product: MAKHGKKYREVEKLVDREKLYQPEEAVSLLKRINYVKFDPTVEVHMKLGVDPRHADQMVRGTAMLPAGTGKDVKVLVFAQGEKAAEAEAAGADFVGLDDLIKRIEEDWFGFDVAIATPDVMGKVGRLGKKLGPRGLMPSPKAGTITFDIARTVRDVKAGRVEFRVDKTALLHIPAGKLSFSEDALMANLASVVDAVVRARPTGAKGTYVKSVVLSSTMSPSVRLDVPAALALKPS
- the rplJ gene encoding 50S ribosomal protein L10, producing MPTQAKAEKIDELAEKLSRAAVAILVQTQGLNVKDMNDLRSKMRAAKIEFQIAKNTLLRIATERNNMVNVDKSIFNGQTAVAFGYDDEVAAAKAVADYIRGSRIAQLKSAILGGRTLTAEQVENLARMPGGKNNAKAQVVGVIQGPMATAYSLFSAPLRDLCYVIQARADQLNAGETAQAE
- the rplL gene encoding 50S ribosomal protein L7/L12, whose translation is MSVDNIIAEIEQLNVLELVQLTKTLQEKWGVSAAPVAAAAAAPVAAAEAAPAAAPVEEKTEFDAILTDVGPNKINVIKVVRELTGLGLKEAKAVVDEAPKAIKEGVSKEEAEKIAQKMEEVGAKVTIK
- the rpsO gene encoding 30S ribosomal protein S15, producing MSLTTEEKAEIITNSRVHESDTGSPEVQVSILTRRINQLTEHLKVHKHDLHSRRGLMMMVGQRRRLLAYLSRKSPERYRALIAKLGLRH
- a CDS encoding polyribonucleotide nucleotidyltransferase, which codes for MIHRQEAVIGGRVMSIETGRVAEQANGAVLVRYGDTVILATAVGSNEPREGIDFFPLTVDVEERMYAAGKIPGGFIKREGRASEHAILACRLADRPLRPLFPKGYRNDVQIVITVLSADQENDPDIMGIVGASAALSVSDIPFAGPVGAVRVGYIDDHLVINPLESQMEQSRLDLAIAGTADAVMMVEAGAKELPEDLMLEAVRFGQEALQDIIKMQEKLMQAVNVAKRPFEAPPVDEALQVKVAEFVRPRFDEAVNNANKTARSAALNIVQDELIATLGAEYPDRLKDIIAFYEKELKAYVRNNILDHGVRPDGRDLKTIRPISCEVGLLPRTHGSAIFTRGQTQVLSVVTLGSPGEEQVLDGLGLGESKRFMHHYNFPPFSTGETKPLRGPGRREIGHGALAERAIAAVIPSQEEFPYTIRAVSDVLSSNGSTSMGSVCGTTLALMDAGVPIHAPVAGVAMGLITGEGERNGKWAVLTDIQGIEDALGDMDFKVAGTADGVTALQMDIKVKGITYEIMAKALEQAREGRMYIMEKMLDTIDAPREELSEFAPRIQTIKINPDKIGAVIGPGGKMIRKIQEESGAKIDIEDDGSVNISANSGEAMQQAMDAVRALTEEVEVGRIYTGTVRRLVDFGAFVEILPGKEGLVRTSQLADYQVMRPEDVVSVGDEITVMVIEVDPQGRINLSRRAALSGEMPTASEMESDRGPSRGPSRGGMGRPGGGSYGGGRPREGSAPSRSSYGDRGGYNDRGGSGGGYNDRGGRSGGGYGDRGNSGYGGQRRPMGPGTTGPNRGPGGPRREGGFGQRPPERRW
- a CDS encoding uracil-DNA glycosylase translates to MSSEEILKEIAAEVSTCANCDLCKARTRAVPGEGNPHAKIMFIGEGPGYQEDKQGRPFVGPAGQFLDELLKSIDLKRQDVFITNVVKCRPPENRDPHPQEIEACSDYLTRQIAAIKPQVIVTLGRHSMARFFGSEKISAIHGRARKVDGQLVIAMYHPAAGLHQASLKDTIRADFKKIPTIIAEAERLEAEGKMRAEPPKPKEEPPQQLSLF
- a CDS encoding alpha/beta fold hydrolase, translated to MKVTGKLLTAGLVVGGTLGVLSVFNRITESQAGELDTALKGEERRYPWKYGDVFYQVRGNREAKPLLLIHGFGPGASSFEWRKNVDALSEQYRVYVLDLLGFGLSDRPSIDYTAETFTDLIGDFLREVIARPTVVVAHSLTCAYVIANAYRRPQLFERLVLVSPPTSLLEESLPGLLPGILKYALRTPVIGQSLYNILTSRRAIEGYFDRQGYHNPGLITDELVEYVYSSAHQSNSRFPAASLLSGNLHMDVYEPLARLQMPVMAIWGREDISPASEASAAFKRVNPRIETRVFDNASEQLQDEQAIKFNALVKEFAGAPVTQ